From Enterococcus mundtii, the proteins below share one genomic window:
- a CDS encoding DUF961 family protein, with protein sequence MGLNFKDNVIENFDVAGTFGKMNFLEVETIFERDTENKVTDVAREQRVTIYSEKLNDQVEIAISPDYEVKGIEYDDEIELTGHITARAWLSTYEGYNNSVQSEQAFKIRSAGIRKVGGATSNAPAQPAKEKQESK encoded by the coding sequence ATGGGATTAAACTTTAAAGACAATGTGATTGAAAATTTTGATGTTGCTGGAACTTTTGGCAAAATGAATTTTTTAGAAGTTGAAACAATTTTTGAGCGTGACACAGAAAATAAAGTCACTGATGTTGCAAGAGAGCAACGTGTAACGATCTATTCTGAAAAATTGAACGATCAAGTAGAAATAGCAATTTCGCCAGACTATGAAGTGAAAGGTATTGAATATGACGATGAAATTGAACTGACAGGGCATATTACTGCACGAGCTTGGTTAAGTACGTACGAAGGCTACAATAATTCTGTTCAATCTGAACAAGCGTTTAAAATTCGATCAGCGGGAATTAGAAAAGTTGGAGGTGCAACGTCAAATGCTCCAGCACAACCAGCGAAAGAAAAACAAGAAAGTAAGTAG
- a CDS encoding helix-turn-helix domain-containing protein, protein MAFSDKLKELRKSKGIKQSDLAKALYLRQSSISDYENNRSTPNPDTLKKIAEYFNVSADYLLDIAPKEKDKLDYALESAIEELKNENTLLFMKDGDIDEETARLLKISMKNAIRTVDDMQNKKHQ, encoded by the coding sequence ATGGCATTTTCCGATAAATTAAAAGAGCTCAGAAAGAGTAAAGGAATAAAACAAAGTGACTTAGCCAAAGCGCTATATTTAAGGCAAAGTTCTATTAGTGATTATGAAAATAATCGATCAACGCCTAATCCAGATACTTTAAAGAAAATAGCAGAATATTTTAATGTATCCGCTGATTATCTACTAGATATAGCTCCTAAAGAAAAAGATAAATTAGATTACGCTTTAGAAAGTGCAATAGAAGAATTGAAAAACGAAAATACTTTGTTGTTTATGAAAGATGGGGATATAGATGAGGAAACAGCTCGTTTACTCAAAATCTCCATGAAGAATGCGATACGAACTGTAGATGACATGCAAAATAAAAAGCATCAATAG
- a CDS encoding ImmA/IrrE family metallo-endopeptidase: MDIYLRIKKKVYDIINQYSTNDPKSIADLLGIITLKSDLGSVEGFLQEYKHNYIIHLNTSIEEKTKQDRILAHELGHYFLHRHLNIFKLSTHSLAFESSLEHEADIFSCELLLNDQMLEEEFNYIQGKNLTELAAFFNVDYEVVKIKYDLFFQ; the protein is encoded by the coding sequence TTGGATATTTATTTAAGAATTAAAAAGAAAGTATATGATATTATCAACCAGTACTCAACTAATGATCCTAAATCAATTGCGGATCTGCTAGGGATTATTACTTTAAAATCAGATTTAGGATCAGTTGAGGGCTTTCTTCAGGAATATAAGCACAATTACATAATCCATCTAAATACATCCATTGAAGAAAAAACTAAACAAGATAGAATTTTAGCACATGAATTAGGACATTATTTCCTACACAGACATCTCAATATATTTAAACTGAGTACTCATAGTTTAGCTTTTGAATCTTCTTTAGAACATGAAGCAGATATTTTCTCTTGCGAATTACTACTTAACGATCAAATGTTAGAAGAAGAGTTCAATTACATACAAGGTAAGAATCTTACTGAATTAGCAGCTTTTTTTAATGTGGATTATGAAGTTGTTAAGATAAAATATGATTTATTTTTTCAATAA
- a CDS encoding AAA family ATPase: MLYIYDIKNINQMKKDMKNYKFYSFSRLLNECENINNLYGMNYNSLVIDITILIRDSSLNDLFCERYLTVLLDTSDNIHFSLQSDLLDDFKIKYPMLIDDDKINYNYVGETDINSTIELLETVKPNVLYMYENNTTMLNFINQQKAIYISNLIDEDNGVSLQYNTDKIKKLLGSKNILYVDITSAIRTLKVRDYWALQYEILFRKIMKSKSIFFTIESSFKQYAMEIFPLFFETTKNISEESSEVFDEKQSKIEKKNYNEILDLITSKLIGHEEFKKDFRRNFLKFSYLKELKQRKILSILICGESGIGKTEFAKITSEAIYPGNPLIKINFGNYSTEGVLNSLIGSPIGYVGSEEGGELINKMIISNSKVILIDEFEKATPSVYNFFYELLEDGKFTDRHGKEHDLEGYIIIFTSNMTEKQYKERIPEPLKSRFDMTYNFKILTVDEKLEYINSTAEKLISDLNSKYLFDLNLDYLSSDLKKLVVNNNLRNIKRQIEDIIFNEFFQKK, translated from the coding sequence ATGCTCTATATTTATGATATTAAAAATATAAATCAAATGAAAAAAGATATGAAGAATTATAAATTCTATAGCTTTTCTCGTCTTTTAAATGAATGTGAAAATATAAACAATTTATATGGAATGAACTATAACTCTTTAGTTATTGATATTACGATCTTAATTAGAGATAGTAGTTTAAATGATTTATTTTGCGAAAGGTATTTAACAGTTTTATTAGATACTTCAGATAATATTCATTTTAGTTTGCAAAGTGACTTACTAGATGATTTTAAAATAAAATATCCAATGCTTATTGATGATGACAAAATTAACTATAATTATGTAGGTGAAACAGATATTAATTCTACTATTGAACTGTTAGAAACAGTTAAGCCAAATGTATTATATATGTATGAAAATAATACAACTATGCTTAATTTTATAAATCAACAAAAAGCGATATATATTTCCAATTTAATTGATGAAGATAATGGGGTTTCACTTCAATATAATACTGATAAGATAAAAAAATTATTGGGTTCAAAGAATATCTTATATGTTGATATAACTTCTGCAATAAGAACTTTAAAAGTTAGAGATTATTGGGCTTTACAATATGAAATTTTATTTAGAAAAATTATGAAATCGAAAAGTATATTTTTTACAATAGAGAGTTCATTTAAACAATATGCTATGGAGATATTTCCACTGTTTTTTGAGACTACTAAAAATATTTCTGAAGAATCATCTGAAGTTTTTGACGAAAAACAATCTAAAATAGAGAAAAAAAACTACAATGAAATTCTAGATTTAATAACTTCAAAATTAATCGGACATGAAGAATTTAAAAAAGATTTCAGACGTAATTTTTTGAAATTTTCATATCTAAAGGAATTAAAACAGAGAAAAATATTATCAATTCTTATTTGTGGTGAATCTGGTATTGGAAAAACAGAGTTTGCTAAGATTACTTCTGAGGCAATATATCCTGGGAACCCTTTGATAAAAATAAACTTTGGAAACTATTCTACTGAGGGAGTTTTAAATAGTTTAATAGGTTCGCCAATTGGATACGTAGGAAGTGAAGAAGGAGGGGAGTTAATAAATAAAATGATTATCTCGAACTCTAAAGTTATACTTATTGACGAATTTGAAAAAGCGACACCAAGTGTTTATAATTTTTTCTACGAATTATTAGAAGACGGTAAATTTACTGACCGTCATGGAAAAGAACATGATTTAGAGGGATATATAATTATTTTTACCTCAAATATGACTGAGAAACAATATAAAGAACGAATACCTGAACCTCTTAAATCAAGATTTGATATGACTTATAATTTTAAGATTTTAACTGTAGATGAGAAATTAGAATATATAAATAGTACTGCTGAAAAATTGATATCAGATCTTAATAGTAAATATCTTTTTGATTTAAATTTAGATTATTTATCTTCTGATTTAAAAAAATTAGTTGTGAACAACAATTTGAGAAATATTAAAAGGCAAATTGAGGATATTATTTTTAATGAGTTCTTTCAAAAAAAGTAA
- a CDS encoding ABC transporter substrate-binding protein, with translation MKKLQSLLIGIILIIGVLLVSVRQLEKASGMSGAKIVTIYNWGDYIDPSLITKFEQESGYKVNYETFDSNEAMFTKIQQGGTNYDIAIPSEYMIQKMIEEKLVMPLDHSKIKGLNNIDDRFLDLDFDPDNKYSIPYFWGTLGIVYNDKVFNEEEIKHWDDLWKPELKDSLMLIDGAREVMGLSLNSLGYSLNSKDMTELNEAAQKLNKMTPNVKAIVADEIKMYMINEEASAAVTFSGEAADMMYENEHLHYVIPTEGSNLWFDNIVMPKTAKNQEGAYDFINFMLDPENAAQNAEYIGYSTPNKAAKALLPKEISEDEQFYPSDETISHLEVYENLGSEYLGIYNDLFLEFKMYRK, from the coding sequence ATGAAAAAATTACAGTCTTTGCTGATCGGTATTATCTTGATCATTGGTGTATTGCTTGTCAGTGTTCGACAATTAGAAAAAGCGAGCGGAATGAGCGGCGCGAAAATTGTGACCATCTATAACTGGGGGGACTACATCGATCCTAGTTTAATCACAAAATTTGAACAAGAATCCGGTTATAAAGTGAATTACGAAACATTTGACTCGAACGAAGCCATGTTTACTAAGATACAACAGGGTGGAACCAATTACGACATTGCTATTCCTAGTGAATACATGATCCAAAAAATGATTGAAGAAAAACTTGTTATGCCTTTAGATCATAGTAAGATCAAAGGCTTGAACAATATCGATGATCGTTTCTTGGATTTGGATTTCGATCCTGATAATAAATATTCGATTCCTTATTTCTGGGGAACACTGGGTATCGTGTATAACGATAAAGTGTTCAATGAAGAAGAAATCAAGCACTGGGATGACCTTTGGAAACCAGAATTGAAAGACAGCTTGATGTTGATTGATGGAGCAAGAGAAGTGATGGGCTTGTCTTTGAATAGTTTAGGGTATTCTTTGAATAGCAAAGACATGACCGAACTAAACGAAGCAGCTCAAAAATTGAATAAAATGACGCCAAATGTCAAAGCAATCGTTGCAGATGAGATCAAAATGTATATGATCAACGAAGAGGCATCAGCAGCTGTGACTTTCTCAGGTGAAGCGGCAGATATGATGTATGAAAATGAACATTTACATTATGTGATCCCAACAGAAGGCTCAAATCTTTGGTTTGATAATATCGTCATGCCGAAAACAGCTAAAAACCAAGAAGGTGCGTATGATTTCATCAACTTCATGCTCGATCCGGAGAATGCCGCCCAAAATGCAGAATACATCGGCTACTCCACACCAAATAAAGCTGCCAAAGCATTGCTACCAAAAGAAATCTCCGAAGATGAACAATTTTATCCATCGGATGAAACGATTTCGCATCTTGAAGTTTACGAAAATCTCGGTTCGGAATACTTAGGAATCTATAATGATTTATTCTTAGAGTTTAAGATGTATCGGAAATGA
- a CDS encoding ABC transporter permease: MRKKFKWSYLYLTVVFLLLYLPIFYLIFYSFNEGGTMNSFTGFTWENYQAVFEDTRLIIIVLNTFMLAFLSALIATIIGTFGAMGIYYTKKRQARTALLSMNNILLVSPDVIIGASFLIFFTLIGFGLGFQSVLLSHIAFSIPIVVLMVLPKLQEMNDSMVDAARDLGANNFQVVKNIILPFLSPGIIAGYFMAFTYSLDDFAVTFFVTGNGFTTLSVEIYSRARQGISLEINALSALVFLFSMVLVIGYYFISKENRPKRLRKNRRNREEVARLR; encoded by the coding sequence ATGAGAAAAAAATTCAAATGGTCGTATCTCTATCTAACAGTTGTCTTTCTATTATTGTATTTACCGATTTTTTATTTGATTTTTTATTCCTTCAATGAAGGCGGAACGATGAACAGCTTTACCGGCTTTACTTGGGAGAATTATCAAGCGGTATTTGAGGATACACGACTGATCATCATCGTATTGAATACATTTATGCTGGCGTTCTTATCGGCTTTGATTGCAACGATCATCGGGACATTTGGCGCGATGGGGATCTATTACACGAAAAAACGACAAGCACGAACGGCGCTATTGAGCATGAACAATATTTTACTTGTTTCTCCCGATGTGATCATCGGTGCGAGTTTTTTGATTTTCTTTACGCTAATTGGCTTTGGGTTAGGCTTTCAAAGTGTCTTGCTTTCCCATATCGCTTTTAGTATCCCTATCGTTGTTTTAATGGTCTTACCAAAATTGCAAGAAATGAACGATTCGATGGTGGATGCTGCGAGAGATTTAGGGGCGAATAATTTCCAAGTCGTAAAAAATATCATTTTACCGTTTTTATCTCCAGGAATCATTGCCGGTTATTTCATGGCATTCACGTATTCTTTGGACGATTTTGCAGTTACTTTCTTTGTGACAGGGAACGGCTTTACTACTTTATCCGTTGAAATCTATTCAAGAGCGCGGCAGGGAATCAGCTTAGAGATCAACGCATTGAGCGCACTTGTCTTCCTATTCTCGATGGTATTAGTGATCGGTTACTACTTTATCAGTAAAGAAAACCGACCAAAACGATTGAGAAAAAATCGCCGCAACCGTGAGGAGGTGGCTCGTTTACGATGA
- a CDS encoding ABC transporter permease codes for MRTMRRIYSIPYVLWLGLFVIAPVLMIIYQSFFDMSGQFTLSNYAAYFTSGTYIAMTINSVWYAYLITLFTLLISYPTAYFLTKLKHKQLWLMLIILPTWVNLLLKAYAFIGIFSIHGSVNHFFEFVGIGPQQILFTDFSFLFVATYIEIPFMIMPIFNALEEMNPSLLSASKDLGASNFETFRRVIFPLSLNGVKSGVQAVFIPSLSLFMLTRLIGGNRVITLGTAIEQHFLVTQNWGMGSTIGVILIIAMFVVMLLTGEKKKGGRS; via the coding sequence ATGAGAACAATGCGTAGGATCTATTCCATCCCTTATGTTTTGTGGCTTGGATTATTTGTGATTGCGCCTGTTTTGATGATCATCTATCAATCTTTTTTTGATATGAGTGGTCAGTTTACATTAAGCAATTATGCTGCGTACTTTACTTCAGGAACTTACATCGCCATGACGATCAATTCGGTATGGTATGCGTACTTGATTACATTATTCACATTGTTGATCAGCTATCCAACAGCTTACTTTTTAACGAAATTGAAACATAAGCAATTGTGGTTGATGTTGATCATTTTACCGACATGGGTCAATTTATTGCTGAAAGCATATGCCTTTATCGGGATTTTCAGTATCCATGGAAGTGTCAACCACTTTTTCGAGTTTGTCGGCATTGGCCCGCAACAGATTTTATTTACTGATTTTAGCTTCTTATTCGTAGCGACATATATCGAGATTCCTTTCATGATCATGCCGATTTTTAACGCGTTAGAAGAAATGAACCCTTCGTTATTGAGTGCTAGTAAAGATCTAGGAGCAAGTAATTTTGAAACATTTCGCCGAGTGATTTTTCCTTTGTCGTTGAATGGCGTGAAAAGTGGGGTACAAGCAGTTTTCATTCCTTCACTATCGCTTTTCATGTTGACACGTTTGATTGGCGGAAATCGAGTGATCACGCTAGGTACAGCGATCGAACAGCATTTCTTAGTGACGCAAAATTGGGGCATGGGTTCAACGATCGGCGTGATTTTGATCATTGCTATGTTCGTTGTGATGTTACTAACTGGTGAGAAGAAAAAAGGAGGTCGCTCATGA
- a CDS encoding ABC transporter ATP-binding protein, translating into MGKPIISFDQVVKSYDDETILKNVSFEIEQGKFYTLLGPSGCGKTTILRIIAGFTEATEGDIYFEGKRLNDLPANKRQVNTVFQDYALFPHMNVFDNVAFGLKIKKMPKSEIEKKVKDALRMVQLPGYETREISEMSGGQRQRVAIARAIVNEPKVLLLDEPLSALDLKLRTDMQYELRELQQRLGITFIFVTHDQEEALAMSDEIFVMNKGKIVQSGTPVDIYDEPINHFVADFVGESNIVNGVMIEDNLVEFVGKQFECVDGGMRVNEPVEVVLRPEDLTITTPDKGKLVVTVDTQLFRGVHYEIICYDEQQNEWMVHSTKKAREGSQVGLAFEPEDIHVMRFNESEEDFDARLESYEE; encoded by the coding sequence GTGGGAAAACCAATCATATCATTCGATCAAGTCGTAAAAAGCTATGATGATGAAACAATTTTGAAGAATGTCAGTTTTGAGATCGAACAAGGGAAATTTTATACATTGTTGGGGCCTTCTGGTTGTGGGAAAACAACGATTTTACGAATCATTGCAGGATTTACGGAAGCAACCGAAGGAGATATTTATTTTGAAGGAAAGCGCCTAAACGATCTACCGGCGAATAAGCGCCAAGTCAATACGGTTTTCCAAGATTACGCCTTATTTCCTCATATGAATGTATTTGATAATGTTGCATTTGGATTGAAAATCAAAAAAATGCCTAAATCAGAAATCGAAAAAAAGGTCAAAGACGCATTACGTATGGTGCAATTACCTGGATATGAAACGCGGGAGATCAGCGAGATGTCAGGGGGACAACGCCAACGGGTGGCCATCGCGCGAGCTATCGTCAATGAGCCGAAAGTCTTGTTATTGGATGAACCGTTATCAGCCTTGGATCTAAAGTTACGTACAGATATGCAATATGAGTTGCGCGAACTACAACAACGTTTAGGGATCACCTTTATTTTTGTGACGCATGATCAAGAAGAAGCGTTAGCAATGAGTGATGAGATTTTTGTGATGAACAAAGGGAAAATCGTTCAAAGTGGTACCCCTGTGGATATTTATGATGAACCAATCAATCATTTCGTGGCAGATTTTGTTGGTGAAAGCAATATCGTCAATGGCGTGATGATTGAAGATAACTTGGTTGAGTTTGTTGGCAAACAATTTGAGTGTGTCGATGGTGGGATGCGCGTCAATGAACCAGTTGAAGTCGTGCTTCGTCCAGAGGATTTAACGATCACAACACCGGATAAAGGGAAATTAGTCGTGACAGTTGACACTCAACTATTTCGTGGTGTCCATTATGAGATCATTTGCTATGATGAGCAACAAAATGAATGGATGGTCCACTCAACGAAAAAAGCACGCGAAGGGAGTCAAGTCGGTTTAGCCTTTGAACCAGAAGACATCCACGTCATGCGTTTCAATGAGTCAGAAGAAGACTTCGACGCACGTTTGGAAAGCTACGAAGAATAG
- a CDS encoding helix-turn-helix domain-containing protein: MEIGEKLRNLRIQKNLTQEELGERTDLSKGYISQLERDLSSPSMETFFSILEVLGVTPEAFFHQETPNLQIVYTKEDRTVYYDEENGYELEWLVTDSNEKEMEPVLLTFDTAGEYKTFEPSLSETFIFVLEGEIALSLGEREYVAKKGQSMYYQATTHHQLRNHQNKQTKVLIVATESYL; this comes from the coding sequence ATGGAAATTGGTGAGAAGTTACGAAATCTGCGTATCCAAAAAAATTTGACACAAGAAGAATTAGGGGAGCGTACAGATTTATCAAAAGGCTATATCTCACAACTTGAGCGGGATTTAAGTTCGCCATCGATGGAAACATTTTTCTCTATCCTTGAAGTGTTAGGAGTTACCCCAGAAGCTTTTTTTCATCAAGAAACACCCAACCTTCAAATCGTTTATACGAAAGAAGATCGAACGGTCTATTATGATGAGGAAAATGGTTATGAACTGGAATGGTTAGTGACAGATTCCAACGAAAAAGAAATGGAACCAGTTTTATTGACATTCGATACAGCTGGTGAATATAAAACCTTTGAACCTTCACTTTCAGAGACATTTATCTTTGTCTTAGAAGGAGAGATCGCGCTAAGCTTGGGCGAACGAGAGTATGTAGCAAAAAAAGGTCAATCGATGTACTATCAGGCAACGACACACCATCAATTACGCAATCATCAAAACAAACAAACTAAGGTATTGATCGTCGCAACCGAATCATACTTGTAA
- a CDS encoding acryloyl-CoA reductase, with translation MNTFKQFQVNNEPTFHTSIVDKEFPELTNNEVWVKIAYSDVNYKDALACSEHGQVIRHYPMTPGIDFSGVVMKSLDKRFQPGDQVLATGYGLGVSQPGGYSDYQKVSGDWLVPLPETMSLRQAMVLGTAGLTAALCVNALLTQGMKAEDKVIVTGASGGVGSVAIAMLHKMGFQQITAFSRKEEAKTWLQKLGATQVVHPEAFLPEKNKPLDKQQVDYVIDTVGGEQLTRLLPLIAYDGAAALCGNAGGIKLTTTVLPFILRNIQLIGIDSVNVPHEKRLNIWQQLADLSVTDHLVVNEITLDQLEETTKKILDGTHQGRTLVTVGETI, from the coding sequence ATGAATACATTCAAACAGTTTCAAGTAAACAACGAGCCTACTTTTCATACAAGCATCGTTGACAAAGAATTTCCTGAGCTGACTAATAATGAAGTTTGGGTAAAAATCGCCTACTCGGATGTCAATTATAAAGATGCGTTAGCTTGTAGTGAACATGGCCAAGTGATTCGTCACTATCCAATGACTCCCGGGATTGATTTTTCTGGTGTCGTCATGAAAAGCTTGGACAAACGATTTCAACCAGGAGATCAAGTTCTAGCAACCGGCTATGGGTTGGGTGTTAGTCAACCTGGAGGCTATAGCGATTACCAGAAAGTATCTGGGGATTGGCTCGTCCCTCTTCCAGAAACGATGAGCCTACGTCAGGCAATGGTTTTAGGCACCGCTGGTTTGACTGCTGCACTTTGCGTGAATGCTTTACTTACCCAAGGAATGAAAGCAGAGGACAAAGTGATCGTCACTGGCGCCTCGGGCGGAGTGGGTAGTGTGGCAATTGCGATGTTGCATAAAATGGGCTTTCAGCAAATCACCGCATTTTCCCGCAAAGAAGAAGCAAAAACTTGGCTACAGAAACTAGGGGCGACTCAAGTCGTTCATCCAGAAGCCTTTCTACCAGAAAAAAATAAACCCTTAGATAAACAACAAGTCGATTATGTGATCGATACTGTTGGGGGCGAACAGCTCACACGATTATTGCCTTTGATTGCTTATGATGGCGCAGCTGCTCTTTGCGGCAATGCGGGTGGCATCAAATTGACAACAACAGTGTTACCTTTTATTTTACGCAATATCCAGTTGATCGGGATTGATTCAGTCAATGTCCCACATGAGAAACGCTTGAATATCTGGCAACAACTAGCGGACCTATCTGTAACAGATCATTTAGTCGTCAACGAGATCACCTTAGATCAATTGGAAGAAACGACCAAAAAAATCCTTGATGGGACACACCAAGGAAGAACACTTGTCACTGTAGGTGAAACAATATGA
- a CDS encoding phosphopantothenate--cysteine ligase, giving the protein MKVLITAGGTSERIDQVRSITNHSTGRLGQAIAEAFLAHETVRIDYVTTRSAVKPTASEHLKIHLIESTQDLLTTLERLMQENTYDAIIHSMAVSDFTPAFSLSEQQFAERLNKEALTPGSLPSWFAETERTASKEAKISSDTDYLFLTLKKTPKIIRSLRQWQPNAVIVGFKLLVDVSKDHLLEVAKKSLITNQTDYILANDLTQVSETHHHGYLLSKNGEVIEADTKQEIAQCIVTAILE; this is encoded by the coding sequence ATGAAGGTATTGATCACCGCTGGTGGCACAAGCGAACGAATCGACCAAGTCCGCTCGATTACAAATCATTCGACTGGACGATTGGGCCAAGCAATCGCAGAAGCCTTTCTGGCTCACGAGACGGTGAGAATCGACTACGTGACGACACGATCTGCTGTAAAACCTACTGCTTCTGAGCATTTGAAGATCCATCTTATCGAATCTACTCAAGACTTATTGACTACATTAGAACGATTGATGCAAGAAAATACCTATGATGCCATTATCCATAGCATGGCAGTTAGTGATTTCACACCAGCTTTCAGTCTTTCTGAACAACAGTTTGCTGAGCGCTTGAATAAAGAGGCGTTGACTCCTGGTTCACTGCCTTCATGGTTTGCAGAAACAGAACGGACCGCTAGTAAAGAAGCAAAGATTTCATCTGATACGGACTATCTATTTTTGACCTTGAAGAAAACACCGAAGATCATTCGTTCGTTACGCCAATGGCAACCAAATGCTGTTATCGTTGGTTTTAAATTATTAGTCGATGTCTCGAAAGACCACTTATTAGAAGTAGCTAAAAAAAGTTTGATCACCAATCAAACCGATTATATTTTGGCCAACGACTTGACTCAAGTCAGTGAAACACACCATCATGGCTATTTATTATCTAAAAATGGAGAAGTCATAGAAGCCGATACCAAGCAAGAGATTGCGCAATGTATCGTCACTGCGATTCTAGAATAA
- the coaC gene encoding phosphopantothenoylcysteine decarboxylase — MKKILLGVSGSISAYKSADITNQLVKLGYQVDVIMTQSSTKFITPLTLQSLSKRAVHTDVMQENDPSVINHIELAKQADLFLIAPATANIIGKLANGLADDLLSTVAMALLPETPKLIAPAMNTNMYQHPINQRNLTTLKEIGYQEIEPRESLLACGDYGKGALADNQIIIDQVTLLLNQRSV; from the coding sequence ATGAAAAAAATCCTATTAGGTGTATCTGGCAGTATCTCTGCTTATAAAAGCGCAGATATCACAAATCAACTGGTCAAACTCGGTTATCAAGTCGACGTCATCATGACACAAAGTAGCACCAAATTTATTACACCTTTAACATTGCAATCCCTCTCAAAGCGTGCTGTCCACACGGATGTCATGCAAGAAAATGATCCTTCAGTCATCAACCATATCGAGCTAGCTAAGCAAGCTGATTTATTTCTGATCGCACCGGCTACCGCGAATATTATCGGAAAACTCGCAAATGGTCTAGCGGATGATCTATTGTCCACTGTCGCCATGGCACTATTACCAGAAACACCAAAATTGATTGCACCGGCGATGAATACTAATATGTACCAACATCCGATCAATCAAAGGAATCTAACGACGTTAAAAGAAATCGGTTATCAAGAGATTGAACCTAGAGAATCCCTCTTAGCTTGTGGCGATTACGGAAAAGGTGCTTTAGCGGATAACCAAATCATTATCGACCAAGTCACACTTCTGCTGAATCAGAGGTCGGTCTAG
- a CDS encoding ECF transporter S component, translating to MKNTKNFTLTAMFLAIMILLAVTPLGFIPIGPINATTMHIPVIVASIVLGPRLGAFLGGTFGMISLIRSTFIPTPLSFVFSPFIPVIGTDQGSWKALIIALIPRILIGVVPYFVYKGIQKLTKNKVNPLSLFLAGIAGSLVNTILVMNLIYFLFQQDYAQVLGTNINAVYSAVLAVIFTSGVPEAIVAGLVTAAVSTVLLRMIR from the coding sequence ATGAAAAATACCAAGAACTTTACTTTAACTGCTATGTTTTTAGCAATCATGATTTTACTCGCTGTCACACCTCTCGGCTTTATCCCGATTGGTCCGATCAATGCGACAACGATGCATATCCCGGTCATCGTCGCTTCGATTGTTTTAGGTCCACGACTAGGTGCGTTTCTAGGTGGCACATTTGGTATGATCAGTCTGATTCGCAGTACGTTCATACCAACACCCTTGTCTTTTGTTTTCTCACCGTTTATTCCAGTGATCGGCACAGATCAAGGAAGTTGGAAAGCGTTGATCATTGCCTTGATACCAAGGATCTTGATTGGTGTTGTTCCTTATTTCGTTTATAAAGGCATACAGAAATTGACGAAAAACAAAGTGAATCCACTTTCGTTGTTTCTTGCTGGGATTGCTGGTTCTCTTGTCAATACGATCTTAGTGATGAACTTGATCTATTTTCTATTCCAACAAGATTATGCACAGGTTCTTGGCACGAATATCAATGCAGTCTATTCCGCAGTTTTAGCAGTCATCTTTACTAGTGGCGTGCCAGAAGCAATCGTCGCTGGTTTAGTCACAGCTGCGGTATCTACCGTTTTACTACGAATGATTCGTTAA